In Fusobacterium canifelinum, a genomic segment contains:
- the murJ gene encoding murein biosynthesis integral membrane protein MurJ, protein MKKIVFSIMIISVISKIFGFGRELFFSYYFGASYVTDAYLVSTTIPLVIFSLVGVGINSAFIPIFTSISENKSKERAFTFTSRLLLSLFIICTLSYFIILVFTSPIVKIFASGFSGDILKLTVEYTRISALIIYFVIVINIFTALLQVNNKFYIASIIGIPFNIAYMIGIYIAYLKGNIYLPIVTVIAYLVQAFMLFYPVKKLGYKFKYNLGLKDKYLKQMLIIALPAIIGGSLEQVNYLIDKTVASRIGIKGGITLLNYSSKLNLAISGILISSLLVVFFPRISKLVAKNDRITLKNEILNTISFTMIVSIPISILILILRYEIISFLFQRGNFNKSNTIITAKCLLCYNIAFSFIGLREILSRIFYALKDTKTPVINSVIGVILNIFLNLTLSKYLGLPGIALATTISIIFTVILLFFTLYKKYKVLYIKEIIVTFLKVILASIVVGFIVYNTKNILINYPLILNLMFSSLVGIIIYILIIIFMRIEIVDDFVKQIKRYVIRRF, encoded by the coding sequence ATGAAGAAAATAGTATTTAGTATTATGATTATTAGCGTAATATCTAAAATATTTGGTTTTGGAAGAGAGTTATTTTTTTCTTATTATTTTGGTGCTTCATATGTAACAGATGCTTATTTAGTTTCAACTACAATACCATTAGTTATATTTAGTTTAGTAGGAGTAGGAATAAATTCAGCTTTTATTCCTATATTTACTAGTATTTCTGAAAACAAGAGTAAAGAGAGAGCTTTTACTTTTACATCTAGATTATTACTTTCTTTATTTATAATATGTACTTTATCTTATTTTATAATTCTTGTATTTACTTCACCAATTGTAAAAATTTTTGCTTCAGGTTTTTCTGGAGATATATTAAAATTGACTGTAGAGTATACAAGAATTTCAGCATTAATAATTTATTTTGTTATAGTAATTAATATATTTACTGCTCTATTACAAGTAAATAATAAGTTTTATATTGCTTCAATAATAGGTATTCCATTTAATATAGCTTATATGATAGGAATTTATATAGCTTATTTGAAAGGAAATATCTACTTACCTATAGTAACAGTGATTGCATATTTAGTTCAAGCTTTTATGTTATTTTATCCAGTAAAAAAATTGGGATATAAATTTAAATATAATTTAGGACTAAAAGATAAATATTTAAAACAAATGCTTATAATTGCACTCCCTGCAATTATAGGTGGCTCATTGGAACAGGTAAATTATTTAATAGATAAAACAGTAGCCTCTAGAATAGGAATAAAAGGTGGAATAACACTTTTAAATTATTCAAGTAAGCTAAATTTAGCAATTTCAGGAATTTTAATTTCTTCATTATTAGTTGTATTTTTTCCTAGAATATCGAAGTTAGTTGCAAAAAATGATAGAATCACTTTAAAAAATGAAATTCTAAATACTATAAGTTTTACAATGATAGTTTCAATTCCAATATCTATATTAATTTTGATATTACGATATGAAATTATAAGCTTTTTATTTCAAAGAGGAAATTTTAATAAAAGTAATACAATAATTACAGCAAAATGTTTGTTATGTTATAATATAGCTTTTAGTTTTATAGGATTAAGAGAGATTCTTAGTAGGATTTTTTATGCTTTAAAAGATACAAAGACTCCTGTCATTAATTCAGTTATAGGAGTTATTCTAAATATCTTTTTAAATTTAACTCTATCTAAATATTTAGGACTGCCTGGTATAGCATTAGCAACAACTATATCAATTATATTTACAGTAATTTTATTATTTTTTACTCTATATAAAAAATATAAGGTACTTTATATAAAAGAGATTATAGTAACTTTTTTAAAAGTTATTTTAGCATCTATAGTAGTAGGATTTATAGTTTATAATACAAAAAATATTTTAATAAATTATCCTTTGATACTTAATTTGATGTTTTCCTCATTAGTAGGAATAATTATTTATATTTTAATTATCATATTTATGAGAATAGAAATAGTGGATGATTTTGTAAAGCAGATAAAAAGATATGTTATCAGGAGGTTTTAA
- a CDS encoding acyltransferase family protein: MNRVENIKGIDYAKAFAILGVLILHLYLPNLYDEKVLLRLWTEVGVPIFMIVTGHNYILSYYKSKKNWLSRNNLYRKLKKIIIPYFYILIFEIILIFSKSGFVTYNFSKYRNIKSLLFFIFTKGGIGPGSYYSPILIQIVLIYFPLLLLFNNFLNRLVKSRYKSIISLLVIFIIEAIFEVIINYMGSIYNKDFLDNFYRMSGLRYIPFLQLGIILYNHKNQILKNFKKILPLSIGGVYIYT, translated from the coding sequence ATGAATAGAGTTGAAAATATAAAAGGAATAGATTATGCAAAAGCATTTGCAATATTAGGTGTACTTATATTACATTTATATCTTCCAAACTTGTATGATGAAAAAGTTTTACTCCGTTTATGGACAGAAGTAGGAGTACCAATTTTCATGATTGTAACAGGACATAACTATATTTTATCTTATTATAAAAGTAAAAAAAATTGGTTAAGTAGAAATAATTTATATAGGAAGCTAAAAAAAATTATAATTCCTTATTTTTATATCTTAATATTTGAGATAATACTTATATTTTCAAAAAGTGGTTTTGTTACCTATAATTTTAGTAAATATCGAAATATAAAATCACTACTTTTTTTTATATTTACAAAAGGAGGAATAGGTCCAGGAAGTTACTATTCTCCTATCCTTATTCAAATAGTTCTTATTTATTTTCCGTTACTTTTACTTTTTAATAACTTTTTAAATAGATTAGTAAAGAGCAGATATAAAAGTATTATATCTTTACTTGTCATTTTTATTATTGAAGCTATATTTGAAGTAATTATAAATTATATGGGAAGTATTTATAATAAAGATTTTTTAGATAATTTTTATAGAATGTCTGGATTAAGATATATACCTTTTTTACAGTTAGGAATAATTTTGTATAATCATAAAAATCAAATTCTAAAAAATTTTAAAAAAATACTTCCTTTATCAATAGGGGGGGTATATATATATACTTAA